The DNA segment GATCTTAGCGGCCATCAAAAAAGAAAGCGGCAAGCCGGACTCACTTATTCAGATCTTGCATACGGCGCAAAACCTATACGGGTATTTACCGATGAATGTCATCGGGTTCATTACCCAGCAATTAGGAGTTCCGCCGAGCCGTGTTTTTGGGGTCGTAACGTTTTATCATTTTTTCTCATTAAAGCCCAAAGGTGAACACACGTGCTTGGTTTGTACCGGAACTGCGTGTTACGTCAAAGGTGCGCAAACCATCCTGGAAGAAATTGAGAAGAAGTATTCTTTGAAACCGGGCGAGGTAACGCCCGACAATCATCTGGGCCTTCAGACAGCGCGCTGTATCGGGGCTTGCGGTTTAGCACCGGCCGT comes from the Candidatus Omnitrophota bacterium genome and includes:
- a CDS encoding NAD(P)H-dependent oxidoreductase subunit E, with protein sequence MMKKNIKNYDLPKDDPRTKMILAAIKKESGKPDSLIQILHTAQNLYGYLPMNVIGFITQQLGVPPSRVFGVVTFYHFFSLKPKGEHTCLVCTGTACYVKGAQTILEEIEKKYSLKPGEVTPDNHLGLQTARCIGACGLAPAVVIDDNIVAKVKPEEVGGIIHSRIGDKK